In a genomic window of Streptomyces sp. cg36:
- a CDS encoding GNAT family N-acetyltransferase, whose product MEPFLTTTAHTIELRHYQHADLATIRQTLLDVHTDAYADRMHEEFVQRFPWFVDHWGARAGFSCVIAYDHGTPVGFTYGAPCEPGREWWREYLDPSPADPTTFSVSELMLRPAWRKKRLGERLHTALLHGRPEALAVLTVDTKRPRLQAMYEAWGYRKVGEQQPFPDSPLYAVMLLDLTA is encoded by the coding sequence ATGGAGCCCTTCTTGACCACCACCGCGCACACCATCGAATTGCGCCACTACCAGCACGCCGACCTCGCCACCATCCGCCAGACCCTCCTCGACGTCCACACCGACGCCTACGCCGACCGGATGCACGAGGAGTTCGTGCAGCGCTTCCCGTGGTTCGTCGACCACTGGGGCGCCCGGGCCGGATTCTCCTGCGTCATCGCCTATGACCACGGCACGCCGGTCGGCTTCACCTACGGCGCCCCCTGCGAGCCGGGCCGGGAATGGTGGCGCGAATACCTCGACCCCTCCCCGGCCGACCCGACGACGTTCTCGGTGTCCGAGCTGATGCTGCGGCCCGCCTGGCGCAAGAAGCGACTCGGTGAACGCCTGCACACCGCACTCCTCCACGGCAGGCCCGAGGCCCTGGCCGTGCTCACCGTCGACACCAAACGGCCCCGCCTGCAGGCCATGTACGAGGCGTGGGGATACCGGAAGGTCGGCGAGCAGCAGCCCTTCCCCGACTCCCCGCTCTACGCGGTGATGCTGCTGGACCTCACAGCATGA
- a CDS encoding NAD(P)H-dependent glycerol-3-phosphate dehydrogenase, whose amino-acid sequence MRFAVLSAGSWGTTYAAVLADAGNDVLIHARRPEIAEAINMRHENPAYLPGICLPHTLRATTDPAQALAGADAAVISVPAQSLRANLAIWAPHLDERTAVVSLMKGIETDTGMRMSEVIQEAAALPSERIAVLSGPNLAREIAAKQPAASVIASTNNDLAHTLQAASLTPYFRPYTNTDVIGCELGGAVKNVIALATGLASGLGLGDNATALLMTRGLAETARLGTLLGADPLTFAGLAGVGDLVATCASPLSRNRTFGTHLGQGMTVAQATTATSQTAEGVKSAAALLSLARRHHVEMPITEVVVGVLDAQLTARQAAELLMSRTPKPEQYTATAR is encoded by the coding sequence ATGAGGTTCGCGGTGCTGTCCGCCGGATCGTGGGGCACCACGTACGCGGCCGTCCTCGCCGACGCCGGCAACGACGTGCTCATCCACGCCCGACGGCCCGAGATCGCCGAGGCGATCAACATGCGGCACGAGAACCCCGCCTACCTCCCCGGCATCTGCCTGCCCCACACCCTGCGCGCCACCACCGATCCCGCCCAGGCCCTGGCCGGCGCCGACGCGGCCGTCATCTCCGTCCCCGCGCAGTCCCTGCGCGCCAACCTCGCCATCTGGGCCCCGCACCTCGATGAGCGCACCGCGGTGGTCAGCCTGATGAAGGGCATCGAGACCGACACCGGCATGCGGATGAGCGAAGTCATCCAGGAGGCAGCCGCACTCCCTTCCGAGCGGATCGCCGTGCTCTCCGGCCCGAACCTGGCCCGGGAGATCGCCGCGAAGCAGCCCGCCGCCTCCGTCATCGCCAGCACCAACAACGACCTCGCCCACACCCTCCAGGCCGCGTCCCTCACCCCGTACTTCCGCCCCTACACCAACACCGACGTCATCGGCTGCGAACTCGGCGGCGCGGTCAAGAACGTCATCGCCCTCGCCACCGGCCTGGCCAGCGGACTGGGACTCGGCGACAACGCCACCGCCCTCCTCATGACCCGCGGCCTGGCCGAAACCGCCCGCCTCGGCACCCTCCTCGGCGCCGACCCCCTCACCTTCGCCGGCCTCGCCGGCGTCGGCGACCTCGTCGCCACCTGCGCCTCCCCGCTATCCCGCAACCGCACCTTCGGCACCCACCTCGGCCAGGGCATGACCGTGGCCCAGGCCACCACCGCCACCTCGCAGACCGCAGAGGGCGTGAAATCCGCCGCAGCCCTGCTGTCCCTGGCCCGCCGCCACCACGTGGAGATGCCCATCACCGAGGTCGTCGTAGGCGTCCTCGACGCCCAGCTGACCGCCCGGCAGGCCGCCGAACTGCTCATGTCCCGCACCCCGAAACCCGAGCAGTACACGGCGACAGCACGATAA
- a CDS encoding DUF6415 family natural product biosynthesis protein: MAHTLADTKARQDKAVARECMSRDIEIAMALAVHAPAGEAARRVRQRLRGYITVLAVPAESRVRRMAASRERDVAAGTVRHARSLATSGGDPAATLRLLAKSVQHLLRYATDPIPAQPSGASGPGKDTPARALPPLPSWQRDDTPHPYGRGQPVRAHREETVMEQSKSEHALEAGPVIVAPDGADSMLAPSGVVRIEDVEDEGP, translated from the coding sequence GTGGCTCACACGCTCGCCGACACCAAGGCCCGCCAGGACAAGGCTGTGGCACGGGAGTGCATGTCCCGCGACATCGAGATCGCCATGGCGCTGGCGGTGCACGCCCCCGCCGGTGAGGCCGCGAGACGGGTCCGTCAGCGGCTGCGCGGCTACATCACCGTGCTGGCCGTCCCGGCCGAGAGCCGGGTGCGGCGCATGGCCGCGTCCCGCGAGCGGGACGTGGCTGCGGGCACGGTCCGCCATGCCCGCAGCCTGGCGACCTCGGGCGGGGATCCGGCGGCCACGCTGCGGCTGCTCGCCAAGAGCGTGCAGCACCTCCTGCGCTATGCCACGGACCCGATTCCGGCACAGCCCTCGGGGGCCAGCGGCCCGGGCAAGGACACGCCGGCGCGCGCACTGCCCCCGCTGCCGTCTTGGCAACGGGACGACACGCCCCACCCCTACGGGCGCGGACAGCCGGTCCGCGCTCACCGAGAGGAGACCGTGATGGAACAGTCCAAGTCCGAACACGCCCTGGAGGCGGGCCCCGTCATCGTGGCACCGGACGGTGCCGACTCGATGCTCGCGCCGTCGGGCGTCGTGCGTATCGAGGACGTCGAGGACGAAGGCCCCTGA
- a CDS encoding GNAT family N-acetyltransferase: MSLDIRHYDHHQAAGLRPLLIDLYAEIYQQAAETDPFATVDRFAQGLDGWSSRPGWTCTVGYDHAYDMQPVGYAYGAPLPENARWWGGLLTPVDPAVTEESGQRTYALSELMVRPPWRKTGAARQLHDALLTHRPEERATLLVDQNHPKVRALYESWGWTVLGDLRPRIENAPLFHAMLLPLR; the protein is encoded by the coding sequence GTGTCCCTCGACATCCGGCACTACGACCACCACCAAGCCGCCGGGCTGCGCCCGCTCCTGATCGACCTCTACGCCGAGATCTACCAACAAGCCGCCGAAACGGATCCGTTCGCCACCGTCGACCGCTTCGCCCAGGGCCTCGACGGCTGGTCCTCACGCCCGGGCTGGACCTGCACCGTCGGCTACGACCACGCCTACGACATGCAGCCCGTCGGCTACGCCTACGGCGCCCCGCTGCCCGAGAACGCCCGCTGGTGGGGCGGCCTCCTCACCCCCGTCGACCCCGCCGTCACCGAAGAGAGCGGACAGCGCACCTACGCACTCAGCGAGCTGATGGTCCGCCCGCCCTGGCGGAAAACCGGCGCCGCCAGACAGCTCCACGACGCCCTGCTCACCCACCGCCCCGAAGAACGCGCCACCCTCCTCGTCGACCAGAACCACCCCAAAGTGCGTGCCCTGTACGAATCATGGGGCTGGACCGTCCTCGGCGACCTCCGCCCCCGCATCGAGAACGCCCCCCTGTTCCACGCCATGCTGCTGCCCCTGCGCTGA
- a CDS encoding DUF6417 family protein produces the protein MRLRAEHWEALRTAAAGEAAEQGWVGPACGISAAVFRGLASLGLCEMAPPEQVPALGLGRQAGWAVRLTDDGHDALVYEALRNATPPANPATASDADAGRRRVGLSPVDMLVLRRYVAAAAALRSPPVKGLEKALLDAVQEAQGGRYVLWLTEQEVASVARAFFLERISGTSASANRLGREHGAIYQSGQNAR, from the coding sequence ATGCGGTTACGTGCTGAACACTGGGAAGCGCTGCGCACCGCCGCGGCCGGAGAGGCCGCGGAGCAGGGCTGGGTCGGCCCGGCGTGCGGAATCTCCGCGGCGGTCTTCCGCGGCCTGGCCAGCCTGGGCCTGTGTGAGATGGCCCCGCCCGAACAGGTGCCCGCCCTCGGACTGGGCCGTCAGGCCGGCTGGGCCGTGCGCCTGACCGACGACGGCCACGACGCCCTGGTCTACGAGGCCCTGCGCAACGCCACCCCGCCCGCGAACCCCGCGACTGCCTCCGACGCGGACGCCGGCCGGCGACGGGTCGGGCTGTCACCCGTGGACATGCTGGTTCTACGCCGCTATGTAGCGGCGGCCGCGGCGCTGCGATCTCCGCCCGTGAAGGGCCTGGAGAAGGCGCTGCTCGATGCCGTTCAGGAGGCGCAGGGCGGCCGCTACGTGCTGTGGCTGACGGAGCAGGAGGTGGCTTCCGTGGCGCGGGCCTTCTTCCTCGAGCGGATTTCTGGGACGAGCGCGTCGGCCAACCGGCTCGGCCGGGAACACGGAGCCATCTACCAAAGCGGCCAGAACGCCCGGTAA
- a CDS encoding class I SAM-dependent methyltransferase: MTAEQQLREGFDAFHLARSQTRLISRLQAQALGDAYPAGLATHSSCDRALLTTLAQRLDLRRGQLLLDAGCGAGGIGLWLARTLASQLIGIDISPVATHLAARRARFLLPPGHAAFYTAPMSRLPFPDQHVHGIVCVDALSFAPDRTAALRELHRVLHPQGRAVLTRAVRHDTPTAALEQPLHEAGFELEHLDERPDEPAAWGRLYQLWISHETALHRVLGDEQASRMLAEAHRMLPRLSDRRALVLTLRRPRHEGR; encoded by the coding sequence GTGACCGCCGAACAGCAACTCCGCGAAGGATTCGACGCCTTCCACCTCGCCCGCTCCCAGACCCGCCTCATCTCCCGCCTGCAAGCCCAGGCCCTGGGCGACGCCTACCCGGCCGGACTCGCCACCCACAGCTCCTGCGACCGCGCCCTGCTGACCACCCTGGCCCAACGGCTCGACCTACGCCGCGGCCAGCTCCTGCTCGATGCCGGGTGCGGAGCCGGCGGCATCGGCCTGTGGCTCGCCCGCACCCTGGCATCCCAACTGATCGGCATCGACATCTCACCCGTCGCCACCCACCTCGCCGCCCGCCGCGCCCGCTTCCTCCTGCCCCCGGGCCACGCCGCCTTCTACACCGCCCCGATGTCCCGCCTGCCCTTCCCCGACCAGCACGTGCACGGCATCGTCTGCGTGGACGCCCTCTCCTTCGCCCCGGACCGCACCGCAGCCCTGCGCGAGCTCCACCGCGTCCTGCACCCCCAAGGACGGGCCGTCCTCACCCGAGCCGTACGCCACGACACCCCCACCGCAGCTCTCGAACAGCCCCTACACGAAGCCGGATTCGAGCTGGAACACCTGGACGAACGACCCGACGAACCCGCCGCATGGGGCCGCCTCTACCAGCTCTGGATCTCCCACGAGACAGCGCTGCACCGCGTACTCGGGGACGAACAGGCCAGCCGCATGCTCGCCGAGGCCCACCGGATGCTGCCCCGCCTGTCCGACCGTCGCGCCCTGGTCCTCACCCTGCGCCGCCCCCGGCACGAGGGCCGCTAA
- a CDS encoding YcaO-like family protein: MNTHILSLEGTVRARTPQDTWNALSPLLANFGITRVARLTGLDCLGWPVWTAIRPAAQTLAATQGKGATDLLAKISAVMESIELWHAEQPPRIATRAPAAHLDLPYPLGALPLHHQHPELARVEVDWVTCTGLLTGQAHLLPAGLIHRSAARRVWEPDLWHTTSTGLACGNTRDEAILHALFEVIERDVLADSDPGQAAGRLLIHPATVDDHHCRRLLDSLHQAGMEVEISTIDGAYGLPVCLAFLWSEDFPLWFAGSGCHTTASIALSRALSEAMQSRLTCIAGTRDDLPSQEEVFTAAPQPRPAPTPGPRHAWNTVMHDAPPPQGGFAAQVTAVARRVEKTTGHQPLVADLSDPAAPIAAVKVVCPGTRSRITRAVPR, translated from the coding sequence GTGAACACGCACATCCTCAGCCTGGAGGGCACCGTGCGGGCCCGCACCCCCCAGGACACCTGGAACGCACTGTCACCGCTGCTGGCCAACTTCGGGATCACCCGGGTCGCCCGGCTGACCGGACTCGACTGCCTGGGATGGCCGGTGTGGACAGCGATCCGGCCGGCCGCGCAGACCCTCGCGGCCACCCAGGGCAAGGGCGCCACCGACCTGCTGGCGAAGATCTCCGCCGTCATGGAGAGCATCGAGCTGTGGCACGCCGAACAGCCCCCGCGCATCGCCACCAGGGCCCCGGCAGCCCATCTCGACCTGCCCTACCCGCTGGGCGCCCTCCCGCTCCACCACCAGCACCCGGAACTGGCCCGGGTAGAGGTCGACTGGGTGACCTGCACCGGCCTGCTGACCGGCCAGGCGCACCTGCTGCCCGCCGGTCTCATCCACCGCAGCGCCGCACGCCGCGTATGGGAGCCGGACCTGTGGCACACCACCAGCACCGGCCTCGCCTGCGGCAACACCCGCGACGAGGCAATCCTGCACGCACTGTTCGAGGTGATCGAGCGCGACGTCCTCGCCGACAGTGATCCAGGCCAAGCGGCCGGCCGTCTGCTCATCCACCCCGCCACCGTCGACGATCACCACTGCCGACGGCTCCTCGACTCCCTGCACCAGGCAGGCATGGAGGTGGAGATCAGCACCATCGACGGCGCCTATGGCCTTCCGGTCTGCTTGGCGTTCCTGTGGAGCGAGGACTTCCCGCTCTGGTTCGCCGGTTCCGGCTGCCACACCACCGCATCCATCGCCCTGTCCCGCGCGCTCAGCGAAGCGATGCAGTCCAGGCTCACCTGCATCGCCGGGACCCGCGACGACCTTCCCTCCCAGGAAGAAGTCTTCACCGCCGCCCCCCAGCCCAGACCCGCGCCCACCCCCGGCCCCCGGCATGCATGGAACACCGTGATGCACGACGCGCCACCGCCACAAGGCGGCTTCGCCGCTCAGGTCACGGCAGTGGCCCGGCGAGTAGAGAAGACCACCGGCCACCAGCCGCTCGTCGCCGACCTCTCCGACCCCGCTGCGCCGATCGCCGCGGTGAAAGTGGTCTGCCCCGGCACCCGCTCCCGGATCACCAGGGCGGTACCCCGGTGA
- a CDS encoding TfuA-like protein, with protein MIHVYTGPTLGSAEPVLCTPQVRVHPPARHGDLFDPSIAPGDVVVLLDGAYHQAPALRHKEILAALARGVRVCGAASIGALRAAELAPYGMTGIGRVYHAYAHGEIDGDDEVAVGQDPAGHYTRLTWPLVNLREVLRHAVAEHILEQHQASELLREWAAVYYAQRTTGAVRAACRRIGSGAFERWLMARLAADEHFGDVKRADAIEAVSTARTAPPRQASPAPTAGCWSTAYSRRWARLFTAPPTAEGAVPLGLRLSYQRLFDAAYPAVWLAWLEHLSRHPGPGCAGDAMALASRLHRIAPHAATLPAHLAFRPEPDLTDPATKALLLARETPADRAALTRYLDANQSARTDTGHCCEAISTEAARHTLLRLWNTSPAGMPAHAAACGYRTTQQPLDELKMFMTGLLRDQNRLHAPAAR; from the coding sequence GTGATTCACGTCTATACCGGCCCCACGCTCGGCAGCGCCGAGCCGGTGCTGTGCACCCCGCAGGTGAGGGTCCATCCCCCGGCGCGGCACGGCGACCTCTTCGACCCGTCGATCGCACCCGGCGACGTCGTCGTACTGCTCGACGGCGCCTACCACCAGGCGCCCGCACTGCGGCACAAAGAGATCCTCGCCGCCCTGGCCCGGGGAGTCCGCGTCTGTGGCGCCGCGTCCATCGGGGCGCTGCGGGCGGCCGAGCTCGCCCCGTACGGCATGACCGGCATCGGCCGCGTCTACCACGCCTACGCCCACGGCGAGATCGACGGCGATGACGAGGTCGCTGTCGGCCAGGACCCTGCCGGGCACTACACACGGCTCACCTGGCCGCTGGTCAACCTGCGCGAGGTCCTGCGACACGCCGTCGCCGAGCACATCCTGGAGCAACACCAGGCGTCCGAGCTGCTGCGGGAATGGGCTGCCGTCTACTACGCGCAGCGCACCACCGGTGCCGTCCGCGCCGCCTGCCGGCGGATCGGGAGCGGGGCCTTCGAGCGGTGGCTGATGGCCCGCCTCGCCGCCGACGAGCACTTCGGCGACGTGAAGCGCGCCGATGCCATCGAGGCGGTCAGCACCGCGCGCACCGCACCACCGCGCCAGGCGTCCCCGGCCCCCACGGCCGGCTGCTGGAGTACCGCCTACTCCCGCCGCTGGGCCCGCCTCTTCACCGCGCCCCCCACGGCCGAGGGCGCCGTGCCGCTCGGCCTGCGGCTCTCCTACCAGCGGCTGTTCGACGCCGCCTACCCCGCCGTGTGGCTTGCCTGGCTCGAACACCTCTCCCGCCACCCCGGCCCCGGATGCGCAGGCGACGCCATGGCGCTGGCCAGCCGCCTGCACCGGATCGCCCCGCACGCCGCCACCCTGCCGGCCCACCTCGCCTTCCGGCCGGAGCCCGACCTCACTGACCCGGCGACCAAGGCCCTGCTGCTGGCGCGGGAGACCCCCGCCGACCGGGCCGCGCTCACCCGCTACCTCGACGCCAACCAGAGCGCCCGCACCGATACGGGCCACTGCTGCGAAGCGATCAGCACCGAGGCCGCCCGCCACACCCTGCTGCGCCTGTGGAACACCAGCCCGGCCGGCATGCCCGCACACGCGGCCGCCTGCGGCTACCGCACCACCCAACAACCGCTGGACGAACTGAAGATGTTCATGACCGGACTCCTGCGGGACCAGAACCGCCTCCACGCCCCGGCGGCCCGGTGA